One Vicugna pacos chromosome X, VicPac4, whole genome shotgun sequence DNA window includes the following coding sequences:
- the MAGED1 gene encoding melanoma-associated antigen D1 — protein MAQKMDCGAGLLGFQAEASVEDSTLLMQTLMEAIQISEAPPTNQATAAASGPHASPQSSQPPTASEMADMQALAATTKPKTAFKAQNASTKGPNAAYDFSQALNAKEIPSTPHTAAFKSQNATPKGPNAVYDFSQAATTSELTANKSEMAFKAQNATTKVGPNAAYNFSPSLNASEMVNTQPKTAFKAWNDTTKAPTTDPQTQNVNQVKMATSQADIEADPGPGICESDGAAAQTSADGSQAQNLESRTIIRGKRTRKINNLNVEENSSGDQRRAPLAPGTWRSAPVPVTTQNPPGAPPNVLWQTPLAWQNPSGWQNQPARQTPPARQSPPARQTPPAWQNPVAWQNPVIWPNPVIWQNPVIWPNPIVWPGPVVWPNPLAWQNPHGWQTPPGWQTPPGWQGPPDWQGPPDWPLPPDWPLPPDWPLPTDWPLPPDWIPTDWPVPPDWQNLRPSPNLRPSPNSRASQNLGASQPRDVTLLQERANKLVKYLMLKDYTKVPIKRSEMLRDIIREYTDVYPEIIERACFVLEKKFGIQLKEIDKEEHLYILISTPESLAGILGTTKDTPKLGLLLVILGVIFMNGNRASEAVLWEALRKMGLRPGVRHPLLGDLRKLLTYEFVKQKYLDYRRVPNSNPPEYEFLWGLRSYHETSKMKVLRFIAEVQKRDPRDWTAQFMEAADEALDALDAAAAEAEARAEARTRMGIGDEAVSGPWSWDDIEFELLTWDEEGDFGDPWSRIPFTFWARYHQNARSRFPQTFAGPIIGPGGTASANFAANFGAIGFFWVE, from the exons ATGGCTCAGAAAATGGACTGTGGTGCGGGCCTCCTCGGCTTCCAG GCTGAGGCCTCTGTAGAAGACAGCACCTTGCTTATGCAGACCCTGATGGAGGCCATCCAGATCTCAGAGGCTCCACCTACTAACCAGGCCACAGCAGCTGCCAGCGGGCCGCATGCTAGTCCTCAGAGTTCACAGCCCCCAACAGCCAGTGAGATGGCTGATATGCAGGCTTTAGCAGCTACCACTAAGCCTAAGACAGCCTTTAAGGCCCAGAATGCCTCCACAAAAGGCCCAAATGCTGCCTATGATTTCTCTCAGGCTCTTAATGCCAAGGAGATTCCCAGCACCCCCCATACGGCAGCCTTTAAGTCCCAGAATGCCACCCCAAAGGGCCCAAATGCCGTCTATGATTTTTCCCAGGCAGCAACCACCAGTGAGTTAACTGCCAACAAGTCAGAGATGGCCTTTAAGGCCCAGAATGCCACTACTAAGGTGGGCCCAAATGCCGCCTacaatttctctccctctctcaatgCCAGTGAGATGGTCAACACTCAGCCTAAGACAGCCTTCAAGGCTTGGAATGACACCACTAAGGCCCCGACAACTGATCCCCAGACCCAGAATGTTAATCAGGTCAAGATGGCCACTTCCCAGGCTGACATAGAGGCTGACCCAGGCCCAGGTATCTGTGAATCTGACGGTGCAGCTGCACAGACATCAGCAGATGGTTCCCAGGCTCAGAATCTGGAGTCCAGGACGATAATTCGGGGCAAGAGGACCCGCAAG ATTAATAACTTGAATGTGGAAGAGAACAGCAGTGGGGATCAGAGGCGGGCCCCACTGGCTCCAGGGACCTGGAGGTCTGCACCAGTTCCAGTGACCACTCAGAACCCACCTGGCGCACCCCCCAATGTGCTCTGGCAGACCCCATTGGCCTGGCAGAATCCATCAGGCTGGCAAAACCAGCCAGCCAGGCAGACCCCACCAGCACGTCAGAGCCCCCCAGCTAGGCAGACCCCACCAGCCTGGCAAAACCCAGTTGCTTGGCAGAACCCAGTGATCTGGCCGAACCCAGTGATCTGGCAGAACCCTGTGATCTGGCCAAACCCCATTGTCTGGCCTGGTCCAGTTGTCTGGCCCAACCCACTGGCCTGGCAGAATCCACATGGATGGCAGACCCCACCTGGATGGCAGACTCCACCAGGCTGGCAGGGTCCTCCAGATTGGCAAGGCCCTCCCGACTGGCCGCTACCACCTGACTGGCCATTGCCACCCGATTGGCCGCTTCCCACTGACTGGCCTCTCCCACCTGACTGGATCCCCACCGATTGGCCAGTTCCCCCTGACTGGCAGAACCTGCGCCCCTCCCCGAACCTGCGCCCCTCTCCCAACTCGCGTGCCTCACAGAACCTGGGTGCCTCACAGCCCCGAGATGTGACCCTTCTTCAGGAAAGA gCGAATAAGTTGGTCAAGTACCTGATGCTTAAAGATTACACAAAGGTGCCCATCAAGCGCTCAG aaATGCTGAGGGATATCATCCGTGAATACACTGATGTGTATCCAGAAATCATTGAACGTGCATGCTTTGTCTTGGAGAAG AAATTTGGAATTCAGCTGAAGGAAATTGACAAGGAAGAACACCTGTACATTCTCATCAGTACCCCTGAGTCCCTGGCTGGCATACTGGGAAC gaccaaagACACACCCAAGCTGGGTCTCCTCTTAGTGATTCTGGGTGTCATCTTCATGAATGGCAACCGTGCCAGTGAAG CTGTCCTCTGGGAGGCACTACGCAAGATGGGACTGCGTCCTGG GGTGAGGCATCCCCTCCTTGGAGATCTGAGGAAACTTCTCACTTACGAGTTTGTAAAGCAAAA GTACCTAGACTACAGACGAGTGCCCAACAGCAACCCTCCTGAGTATGAGTTCCTCTGGGGCCTCCGTTCCTACCATGAGACTAGCAAGATGAAAGTGTTGCGGTTCATTGCAGAG GTTCAGAAAAGAGACCCTCGCGACTGGACTGCACAGTTTATGGAGGCTGCAGACGAGGCCTTGGATGCTTTAGATGCTGCTGCAGCCGAGGCCGAGGCCAGGGCTGAGGCGAGAACCCGCATGGGGATTGGAGATGAGGCTGTATCTGGGCCCTGGAGCTGGGATGACATTGAGTTTGAGCTACTGACCTGGGATGAGGAAGGAGATTTTGGAGATCCCTGGTCCAGAATCCCGTTTACCTTCTGGGCCAGATACCACCAGAATGCCCGCTCCAGATTTCCTCAGACCTTCGCGGGCCCCATTATTGGCCCTGGTGGTACGGCCAGTGCCAACTTCGCTGCCAACTTTGGTGCCATTGGTTTCTTCTGGGTTGAGTGA